The proteins below are encoded in one region of Fibrella aestuarina BUZ 2:
- the lepB gene encoding signal peptidase I: MPDVKTPIQTGKPVKTKSPIREWFDSILFAVVAATLIRWLFMEAFTIPTPSMERSLMVGDFLFVSKFHYGTRTPKTPLQVPLTHQKIWGTEIPSYLDWIQLPQFRLPGFSSVKNGDVVVFNYPPEDQYPTDLKTNYIKRCIGIGGDVVEVRHRQAFVNGKAFEVPPKSQLTYFIETNRTDLDDAFFRQYEIINDYPNQTYNWQPIEQADSVSKTNKIIGYKINTTAEVIDQFKAMDWVKKITPYDEEPAPTPSAFSPIYGAAQYNWTVDNFGPLTVPKEGATIQINEKTISLYGPVIKKFEGNENVEVTDKAISIGGKPITSYTFKQDYYFMMGDNRHNSLDSRFWGFVPADHIVGKAVFIWMSIDPNPATATGKIRWNRLFNVVR, translated from the coding sequence GTGCCTGACGTTAAAACGCCTATCCAAACCGGCAAGCCGGTCAAAACGAAATCGCCCATCCGCGAGTGGTTCGATTCGATCCTCTTTGCCGTGGTGGCCGCCACCCTCATTCGGTGGCTGTTCATGGAAGCCTTCACCATCCCCACGCCCTCGATGGAGCGCAGTCTGATGGTCGGCGATTTCCTGTTTGTCAGTAAGTTTCACTACGGTACCCGCACGCCCAAAACACCCTTGCAGGTACCGCTGACCCACCAGAAAATCTGGGGTACCGAAATCCCGTCGTACCTCGACTGGATTCAGTTGCCGCAGTTTCGGTTACCGGGTTTTTCAAGCGTGAAAAACGGCGATGTGGTGGTGTTCAACTACCCGCCTGAAGACCAGTACCCGACCGACCTGAAAACCAACTACATCAAACGGTGCATCGGCATTGGCGGCGATGTGGTGGAAGTGCGCCACCGGCAGGCGTTCGTCAACGGGAAAGCGTTTGAGGTACCGCCCAAGTCGCAGTTGACCTACTTCATCGAAACGAACCGCACCGACCTCGACGACGCCTTCTTCCGGCAGTACGAGATCATCAACGACTACCCCAATCAGACGTACAACTGGCAGCCCATCGAGCAGGCCGACAGCGTCTCAAAAACCAACAAGATCATTGGCTACAAGATCAACACGACGGCCGAGGTGATCGATCAGTTCAAGGCGATGGATTGGGTGAAGAAAATTACGCCCTACGACGAAGAACCCGCCCCAACGCCCTCGGCTTTCTCGCCCATCTACGGAGCCGCTCAGTACAACTGGACCGTCGATAACTTCGGGCCGCTGACCGTACCGAAAGAAGGTGCAACGATCCAGATCAACGAGAAAACAATCTCGCTCTACGGGCCGGTGATCAAGAAATTTGAGGGGAACGAAAATGTGGAGGTCACCGATAAGGCGATCAGCATTGGCGGCAAGCCCATCACCTCCTACACCTTCAAGCAAGACTATTACTTCATGATGGGCGACAACCGCCACAATTCGCTCGATTCGCGTTTTTGGGGTTTTGTACCGGCCGACCATATCGTTGGTAAAGCCGTTTTCATCTGGATGTCGATCGACCCGAACCCAGCCACCGCCACCGGCAAAATCCGCTGGAACCGGTTGTTCAACGTGGTGCGGTAA
- the dapB gene encoding 4-hydroxy-tetrahydrodipicolinate reductase gives MTILLVGYGKMGRAIEQIALERGHQIVGRIDLSNRADMDALADDAVDVVIEFSSPESAVDNLRYCISRGWAVVCGTTGWLAHRTEIEQAVREQGSAFFYASNYSIGVNLFFRLNKVLAKFMHNYPGYQVSMTEVHHTEKKDAPSGTAITLAEGLLENLPQKTRWAVSEADKPADGDTADAVVIDSVREGNVPGTHIVRFESEVDRIEIAHVAHSRQGFALGAVTAAEWLAGRQGVFGMDDLLGDS, from the coding sequence ATGACGATTCTCTTAGTAGGCTACGGCAAAATGGGCCGGGCCATTGAACAGATTGCGCTCGAACGCGGTCATCAGATTGTTGGCCGGATCGACCTCAGCAACCGCGCCGACATGGACGCCCTCGCCGACGACGCCGTCGACGTAGTGATTGAGTTTAGCTCACCCGAGTCGGCCGTCGACAACCTGCGCTATTGCATCAGCCGGGGTTGGGCCGTCGTTTGCGGCACCACGGGCTGGCTCGCCCACCGTACCGAGATTGAGCAGGCCGTTCGCGAGCAGGGTAGCGCATTTTTCTACGCCTCCAACTACAGCATCGGCGTCAATCTGTTTTTCCGGTTGAATAAGGTGTTGGCCAAATTCATGCACAACTACCCCGGTTACCAGGTGTCGATGACCGAGGTACACCATACCGAAAAGAAAGACGCGCCTTCAGGCACCGCCATTACCCTAGCCGAAGGGTTGCTTGAGAACCTGCCGCAGAAAACGCGTTGGGCCGTTTCGGAAGCCGACAAACCCGCCGATGGGGATACAGCCGACGCCGTCGTGATCGACTCAGTCCGGGAAGGCAACGTACCTGGCACGCACATCGTGCGCTTCGAATCGGAGGTTGATCGGATCGAAATTGCGCACGTGGCCCACAGCCGTCAGGGCTTTGCGCTGGGTGCCGTAACGGCCGCCGAATGGCTCGCCGGGCGGCAGGGCGTTTTTGGCATGGATGACCTACTGGGCGACAGCTAA
- the corA gene encoding magnesium/cobalt transporter CorA: MARRRYKVSKKPVGTSPGTLTYVGQEIKHETKVKRIEYNEVDYNVDESSRLSACQLPHNEAPHVLWIDVDGIHEAPVVAKLGQQFRLHPLLLEDVMNTEQKPKIDLYDDHRVSAPVVYVTMKMLHPNPRRQEIDPEHVSFVLGANYLISFQEERTNDIFKPVLDRIQASSGKTRRNGADYLLYALMDLIVDSYFVVVERLGEKLDDVEDRIIRDVAGRDTLAILYALKREMTFMRRHVQPLRDILGTLLREETPLVHPPTLPFLRDLLDHVNQIIETIDSYRELIPGLLDVYLSTTSNRMNSVMKTLTIVSAIFIPLTFIAGIYGMNFDNMPELHTRTGYFWVMGIMVAIAAGEIIYFKRRGWM, from the coding sequence ATGGCTCGTCGTCGTTATAAAGTATCGAAAAAGCCGGTGGGCACGTCGCCGGGTACGTTGACCTACGTAGGTCAGGAAATCAAGCATGAAACAAAAGTTAAACGGATCGAGTATAACGAGGTCGACTACAACGTCGATGAGTCGAGTCGGCTGAGTGCCTGTCAATTACCCCATAACGAAGCGCCGCACGTGCTCTGGATCGACGTCGATGGCATTCACGAAGCGCCGGTGGTGGCTAAACTGGGGCAGCAGTTCCGGCTGCATCCGCTCCTGCTCGAAGACGTGATGAACACCGAGCAAAAGCCTAAAATCGATCTGTACGACGATCATCGGGTGAGCGCGCCGGTGGTGTACGTGACCATGAAAATGCTGCACCCCAACCCGCGGCGGCAGGAGATCGATCCTGAGCACGTCAGTTTCGTGTTGGGGGCCAATTACCTGATTTCGTTTCAGGAAGAGCGGACTAATGATATTTTTAAGCCCGTGCTGGACCGGATTCAGGCCTCGTCGGGCAAAACGCGCCGCAATGGGGCCGATTACCTGCTCTATGCCCTGATGGACCTGATTGTGGACTCGTACTTTGTGGTGGTGGAACGGCTGGGCGAAAAGCTCGACGACGTGGAAGACCGCATCATCCGCGACGTAGCCGGGCGCGATACGTTGGCTATTCTCTACGCGTTGAAACGGGAAATGACCTTCATGCGCCGCCACGTGCAGCCACTCCGCGACATTCTGGGTACGTTGCTACGCGAAGAAACGCCACTGGTGCACCCGCCGACGTTGCCGTTTCTGCGCGACCTGCTCGACCACGTCAACCAGATCATCGAGACCATCGATTCTTACCGTGAACTCATCCCCGGCCTGCTCGACGTGTACCTCTCCACGACCAGCAACCGCATGAATTCGGTGATGAAAACGCTCACGATCGTGTCGGCCATCTTTATTCCGCTCACCTTCATCGCGGGTATCTACGGCATGAATTTCGACAACATGCCCGAACTCCACACCCGGACCGGCTACTTCTGGGTCATGGGTATCATGGTCGCTATCGCGGCCGGCGAAATCATCTATTTCAAGCGCCGGGGCTGGATGTGA
- a CDS encoding biosynthetic peptidoglycan transglycosylase has protein sequence MPINQRKVLRYTGWTLLVILLLGTVGAAIAYTKREQLLNVALDRVIRKAKRDYDVTLNIGSVKFTGMSSLAITNIDVVPANRDSLAHISQMQVGVRLWPLLVGDVALSDLAVHDGFIQVVKRDTLTNLDAFLKRRKDSTAVVTEKKRNRTDLSDVAERVINNLLTKIPDDLDVKNIDLRLIDDSTRLTLMATEARIDDGDVTSTFLLNKNEAIWHITGTASPSDKEYNIDLYAVGKPLEVKYLQKRFKLKAQVDTLHAELRDVDRSRGEFRLEGVGSVRNLRINHPAVSPTDVVVQRAALDANLFVGENYVGIDSSSTLYLGEVKARPFVKYTLTPTDSVPSKLFDVQLHTDPLDAQALFNSFPKGLFNTLDGMQVTGKLRYDLSLQFDTALPDSVRFDSGLTPDNFRIVRMGRVDFRRINQPFIYTPYEKEKPVRDIMIGPTNPDFTPLTYIAPDLRNAVLTSEDYNFFTHKGFNEKAFRVSIATNYKQKAFKRGASTISMQLVKNVFLNRNKTLSRKVEEILIVWLMENERLVSKERMYEVYLNLIEWGKNIYGIGEAARYYFDKTPAELNLGESIFLAFVIPSPKRALNYFQPDGSLQVRNVRGYFRIIGRIMAKRGLTQPDSGAYGFYDVRLREGLRQQVLPSDYYGPDSLNVDQTDEGGDMDDLFKRLFNGNREEQERPATESNQEEAATARPARPADVPIAAGTNVSADTVKTRKQLRQERRERKRREKEERQRAEEEAEQNQ, from the coding sequence ATGCCAATTAACCAACGCAAGGTCCTGCGCTACACCGGCTGGACACTACTCGTTATCCTGCTGCTGGGAACCGTAGGCGCTGCCATTGCCTATACCAAGCGCGAACAGTTACTCAACGTAGCCCTCGACCGGGTTATCCGCAAAGCCAAACGCGACTACGACGTTACACTCAACATCGGTTCGGTTAAGTTTACGGGCATGTCGTCGCTGGCAATCACCAATATCGACGTGGTACCCGCCAACCGGGACAGCCTGGCCCACATCAGCCAGATGCAGGTAGGCGTGCGGCTGTGGCCGCTGCTGGTCGGCGACGTGGCGCTCTCTGACCTTGCCGTGCACGACGGATTTATTCAAGTGGTCAAACGCGATACGCTCACCAACCTCGACGCCTTTTTGAAGCGCCGTAAGGATTCGACGGCCGTCGTTACGGAGAAAAAGCGGAACCGCACCGATCTGTCCGACGTGGCCGAGCGGGTCATCAATAACCTGCTGACGAAAATTCCCGACGACCTTGACGTCAAGAACATCGACCTCCGGTTGATCGACGACAGCACCCGGCTGACGCTTATGGCTACCGAAGCCCGGATCGACGACGGCGACGTTACCTCGACGTTCCTGCTGAATAAGAACGAAGCCATCTGGCACATTACCGGCACGGCGTCCCCGTCTGACAAGGAATACAACATCGACCTGTATGCCGTCGGCAAACCACTGGAAGTAAAGTACTTGCAAAAGCGGTTTAAGCTGAAAGCGCAAGTCGATACGCTTCATGCCGAGCTTCGCGACGTCGACCGGTCGAGGGGGGAATTCCGGCTGGAAGGCGTGGGGTCAGTGCGGAATTTGCGGATCAACCACCCGGCTGTGTCACCCACCGACGTTGTGGTGCAGCGGGCCGCGCTGGATGCTAATCTGTTTGTCGGCGAAAACTACGTGGGCATCGATAGCTCATCAACGCTCTACCTGGGGGAGGTAAAAGCGCGTCCGTTCGTCAAATACACGCTCACGCCCACCGATAGCGTGCCCAGCAAGTTGTTCGACGTGCAGTTGCATACCGATCCGCTCGATGCGCAGGCGTTGTTTAATTCGTTTCCCAAAGGCCTCTTCAATACCCTCGACGGTATGCAGGTCACGGGTAAACTGCGGTACGATCTGTCGCTTCAGTTCGACACCGCCCTGCCCGATTCGGTCCGGTTCGACTCGGGTCTGACGCCCGACAATTTCCGGATCGTGCGGATGGGCCGCGTCGATTTTCGCCGGATTAACCAGCCGTTCATTTATACGCCCTACGAAAAAGAGAAGCCCGTTCGCGACATCATGATCGGGCCGACCAACCCCGACTTTACGCCGCTAACCTATATCGCCCCTGACCTGAGGAATGCGGTGCTTACCTCGGAAGATTACAATTTTTTCACGCATAAAGGCTTTAATGAAAAAGCCTTTCGGGTGTCGATCGCTACCAACTACAAGCAGAAAGCGTTTAAGCGCGGAGCCAGTACGATTTCAATGCAGTTGGTGAAAAACGTGTTCCTCAACCGTAACAAAACGCTGTCGCGAAAGGTCGAAGAAATCCTGATCGTGTGGTTGATGGAAAACGAGCGGCTGGTGTCGAAGGAGCGCATGTATGAGGTTTATCTGAACCTCATCGAATGGGGCAAAAACATCTACGGCATCGGCGAAGCAGCCCGGTATTATTTCGACAAGACACCGGCTGAGCTGAATCTGGGTGAGAGTATTTTCCTGGCTTTCGTGATTCCGAGCCCCAAACGGGCACTCAATTATTTCCAGCCCGATGGGTCGTTGCAGGTACGTAACGTGCGCGGTTACTTCCGCATTATTGGCCGCATCATGGCCAAGCGTGGCCTTACTCAACCCGATAGCGGGGCCTACGGATTTTATGATGTTCGGTTGCGGGAAGGGCTTCGGCAGCAGGTATTACCGTCTGATTATTACGGCCCTGATAGCCTGAATGTTGACCAAACCGACGAAGGCGGCGATATGGACGATCTGTTCAAGCGCCTCTTTAACGGTAACCGCGAAGAGCAGGAGCGCCCGGCCACCGAGTCGAATCAGGAAGAAGCGGCCACCGCCCGCCCGGCCCGGCCCGCCGATGTTCCCATAGCGGCTGGTACCAACGTCAGCGCCGATACCGTGAAAACGCGCAAGCAGCTTCGGCAGGAGCGCCGCGAACGCAAACGCCGCGAGAAAGAAGAGCGGCAGCGCGCCGAAGAAGAAGCCGAACAGAATCAGTAA
- the trxA gene encoding thioredoxin: protein MALGSRAIEATDANFNELINSDKPVLVDFWAEWCGPCKMIGPVVEQLADEYDGQAVIAKMDVDQHSQVPAQFGIRSIPTLMVFKNGQMVDKVIGAVPKSVLEQKLKAQIA, encoded by the coding sequence ATGGCACTTGGATCACGGGCTATTGAAGCCACCGACGCTAATTTCAATGAGCTGATTAATTCTGATAAACCTGTTCTGGTCGATTTCTGGGCTGAATGGTGTGGACCGTGTAAAATGATCGGTCCCGTTGTTGAACAACTCGCCGACGAATATGACGGTCAGGCGGTTATCGCCAAGATGGACGTCGACCAGCATTCACAGGTACCGGCTCAGTTCGGTATCCGGAGCATCCCGACGCTGATGGTGTTTAAAAACGGTCAGATGGTCGATAAGGTGATTGGCGCTGTGCCCAAATCAGTACTCGAACAGAAGCTGAAAGCACAAATCGCATAG
- a CDS encoding 4Fe-4S dicluster domain-containing protein, whose translation MAIMITEECINCGACEPECPNTAIYEGGVEWTWGGGTALDVVDFGDGTVVSGKAPQTPVSNEFYYIVTDKCTECKGFHEEPQCAAVCPVDCCVPDPEHEEDEDTLLAKKAWLHAEE comes from the coding sequence ATGGCCATTATGATTACCGAGGAGTGCATCAACTGTGGTGCCTGCGAACCCGAATGCCCCAACACAGCGATCTACGAAGGTGGAGTCGAGTGGACGTGGGGTGGCGGTACTGCCCTCGACGTGGTTGACTTTGGCGACGGCACCGTTGTAAGCGGTAAAGCGCCACAGACCCCCGTTTCGAACGAGTTTTATTACATCGTTACCGATAAATGTACCGAGTGTAAAGGGTTTCACGAAGAGCCTCAGTGTGCAGCGGTATGCCCCGTCGATTGCTGCGTGCCCGATCCTGAGCACGAAGAAGACGAGGATACCCTGCTCGCCAAGAAAGCCTGGCTGCACGCGGAAGAGTAA
- a CDS encoding porin family protein, which yields MRSLLTLLLLCCLSVSIGVAQQRSTTKKPGTTTRKPTTTTRKPVTTRPAPVTQPAAVEVTSSQPASLTFPSTEPDTEPMDPVKKQQMYDELHGVKAKTTEPQGKEAKGKTAKESRRAKAEDTGRMPSSSASRSAGEGSEAGSYIGVRVGGNYTTYLESLPITATIYGFHAGIVGQFGRGTVAFQPEINFVQDYVTLESAGLKLKSTESAIVVPLLAKFQFGQQGSTRFFVNVGPYGAYAINDNSEGIINYGGALGLGVGIPTGSGKLTIEARGYYGLGSTAQGSEFGNVPGKPVQAQLSVGYLFPLGGR from the coding sequence ATGCGATCATTACTCACGCTACTTCTCTTGTGCTGCCTGTCGGTGTCTATTGGTGTCGCTCAGCAACGGTCAACGACTAAAAAGCCCGGTACCACCACCCGCAAGCCGACCACAACCACGCGCAAGCCCGTAACGACTCGCCCCGCCCCGGTGACGCAACCGGCGGCCGTAGAGGTTACGTCGTCGCAGCCGGCTTCGCTCACCTTCCCAAGCACCGAGCCCGACACCGAGCCGATGGACCCGGTTAAAAAGCAGCAGATGTACGATGAGTTGCATGGGGTGAAAGCCAAAACCACCGAGCCGCAGGGCAAAGAGGCAAAGGGCAAAACAGCCAAAGAAAGCCGCCGCGCCAAAGCCGAGGATACCGGCCGGATGCCGTCTTCATCAGCCAGCCGGTCGGCGGGCGAAGGCTCCGAAGCAGGGTCGTACATCGGCGTTCGTGTTGGTGGAAACTACACGACCTACTTAGAATCGCTCCCGATAACGGCTACGATATATGGTTTTCATGCCGGTATCGTTGGGCAATTTGGACGTGGTACGGTCGCTTTTCAGCCTGAGATAAATTTTGTGCAGGACTACGTAACATTGGAGAGCGCCGGACTAAAGCTTAAGAGTACTGAAAGCGCCATTGTTGTTCCATTACTAGCTAAGTTTCAATTCGGACAGCAGGGAAGTACACGGTTTTTTGTGAACGTTGGCCCCTACGGTGCGTATGCCATCAACGATAATTCTGAAGGGATTATCAACTATGGTGGTGCCTTGGGCCTGGGAGTTGGGATACCGACTGGGTCAGGAAAACTGACTATTGAAGCACGCGGTTACTATGGGTTGGGGAGCACTGCTCAGGGCAGTGAATTCGGAAATGTCCCAGGTAAGCCCGTTCAGGCACAGCTCTCGGTTGGGTACCTGTTTCCCCTGGGTGGTCGTTAA
- a CDS encoding bifunctional UDP-N-acetylmuramoyl-tripeptide:D-alanyl-D-alanine ligase/alanine racemase, whose translation MSHSLNPFWLTDSRQVMVPEQSVFFAIRGAHHDGHHYIGDLYAQGVRQFVVEQRPTDADTQFVDAEFIQVPNTLTYLQEAAAAHRARFSVPVIGITGSNGKTIVKEWLTQLLTPTYTIVRSPKSYNSQVGVPLSVRQLNEQHTLAIFEAGMSKPHEMAALEPIIRPTIGLFTNIGTAHDEGFKTRKQKIAEKLRLFVRADTLLYSLDYTDVADEIDILIRAVNPRCRLIGWSAQHNPAATYLTHVQGDVLQLTDRVDNRWTVPLPFTDAASVENLTHCLVTLLTLGVTDNAEINRRVARLRPVSMRLELKEGINNSVLIDDSYNNDVAGLRLALDFQKQQSNRDHKTVILSDVLQSGQDEADLYAFIARLLAEQGVTQLIGIGPVIGRNRALFAPNSLFYPTTDAFLADLPNRLARELRESVVLVKGARSFSFERIVDRLQRKVHGTVLRIDLDALTHNLNYYREKIGQQTKIMVMVKAFAYGSGSAEVARLLQFHQVDWLAVAYTDEGVFLREQGITLPIMVMNPTAETFQTLLDYGLEPEIYSMRLLQAWGDFVARVGQGDETTRSPSPEPPAPCPLHLKIDTGMHRLGFLADQMADVVTYLKAQPALRVATVFSHLVGADEAQFNSFSQQQFETFGRAVAVLEAGLGYRPVRHLLNSAGIVRFPDYRLDMVRLGIGLYGVESSQLERERVRPVGTLTTTISQIKTVPKGESVGYSRRGVLDHEARIATLAIGYADGYDRRLGNGVGEVWVNGQLCPTVGNVCMDMTMIDVTNATADEGDEVEVFGPHVTVSELARRLKTIPYEVMTNVSERVKRVFYAG comes from the coding sequence GTGTCTCATTCGTTAAATCCTTTCTGGCTAACCGACTCGCGGCAGGTGATGGTGCCGGAGCAGAGTGTTTTTTTCGCCATTCGCGGTGCGCACCACGACGGGCATCACTACATCGGCGATCTGTATGCGCAGGGTGTGCGGCAGTTTGTGGTGGAGCAGCGCCCCACCGACGCCGATACGCAATTTGTCGATGCTGAGTTCATCCAAGTGCCCAACACGCTGACGTACCTGCAAGAGGCCGCCGCCGCGCACCGCGCCCGTTTTTCGGTGCCGGTCATCGGGATAACGGGCAGCAATGGCAAAACCATCGTGAAAGAATGGCTGACTCAGTTGCTAACGCCCACGTATACCATCGTCCGCAGTCCCAAAAGCTACAATTCGCAGGTGGGGGTGCCGCTGTCGGTGCGGCAACTCAACGAGCAGCACACGCTGGCCATTTTTGAAGCGGGGATGTCGAAACCCCACGAGATGGCCGCGCTGGAACCGATCATTCGGCCCACGATTGGGCTGTTTACGAACATCGGCACAGCCCACGACGAAGGCTTCAAAACCCGTAAACAGAAGATCGCCGAGAAGCTGCGCCTATTCGTGCGGGCCGACACGCTGCTCTACTCGCTCGATTATACCGATGTGGCCGACGAAATCGATATTTTGATCCGGGCCGTTAACCCCCGTTGTCGGCTGATTGGCTGGTCGGCGCAGCATAACCCCGCGGCAACGTACCTGACTCATGTTCAGGGCGATGTGTTGCAACTGACTGATCGAGTTGATAACCGCTGGACCGTGCCGTTGCCCTTTACCGACGCCGCCTCAGTCGAGAACCTGACCCATTGCCTGGTTACGCTCCTGACCCTGGGTGTGACCGATAATGCCGAGATCAACCGCCGGGTGGCCCGCCTGCGCCCCGTGTCGATGCGCCTGGAATTGAAGGAGGGCATCAACAACAGTGTGCTGATCGACGATTCGTATAACAACGATGTGGCCGGGTTACGGCTGGCGCTCGATTTTCAGAAACAGCAAAGTAACCGCGACCACAAAACCGTCATTCTGTCCGACGTGCTCCAATCGGGGCAGGACGAAGCCGACCTGTACGCTTTCATTGCCCGGCTGCTAGCCGAACAGGGTGTGACGCAGTTGATCGGGATTGGGCCGGTCATTGGGCGCAACCGCGCGCTGTTTGCCCCGAATAGCCTGTTCTACCCAACCACCGACGCGTTCCTGGCCGATTTGCCCAACCGCCTGGCCCGCGAACTGCGCGAGAGCGTGGTTCTAGTGAAAGGGGCGCGGTCGTTTTCGTTTGAGCGTATCGTCGACCGGCTACAGCGGAAAGTACACGGTACGGTGCTGCGCATCGACCTCGACGCGCTGACCCACAACCTGAATTATTACCGCGAAAAAATTGGGCAGCAGACCAAAATTATGGTGATGGTAAAGGCCTTTGCCTACGGGAGTGGTAGCGCCGAAGTGGCGCGGCTGTTGCAGTTTCATCAGGTCGATTGGCTGGCCGTGGCTTATACGGATGAAGGCGTTTTTCTGCGCGAGCAAGGCATCACGTTGCCCATTATGGTGATGAACCCCACCGCCGAAACCTTCCAGACCCTCCTCGATTACGGGCTCGAACCCGAAATTTATTCCATGCGCCTGCTACAGGCCTGGGGGGATTTTGTAGCGCGCGTGGGGCAGGGGGATGAAACGACTCGCTCCCCGAGCCCCGAGCCCCCCGCCCCCTGCCCCCTGCATCTGAAAATCGACACGGGTATGCATCGGCTGGGCTTTCTGGCCGACCAAATGGCCGACGTGGTAACGTACCTGAAAGCGCAGCCCGCGCTTCGGGTGGCCACGGTGTTTAGTCATCTGGTGGGGGCCGATGAAGCCCAGTTCAATAGCTTCTCCCAGCAGCAGTTCGAGACCTTCGGGCGGGCCGTGGCGGTGCTCGAAGCCGGGTTGGGGTATCGGCCCGTGCGGCATTTGCTCAACTCGGCAGGCATTGTGCGGTTTCCTGACTATCGCCTTGACATGGTGCGGCTGGGCATTGGCCTGTATGGCGTCGAGAGTAGTCAGCTGGAGCGGGAACGTGTGCGACCGGTGGGTACGTTGACGACCACCATCAGCCAGATCAAAACGGTGCCGAAAGGCGAGAGCGTCGGCTACAGTCGCCGGGGTGTGCTTGACCACGAGGCCCGCATTGCGACGCTCGCTATCGGCTATGCCGATGGCTACGACCGGCGGCTGGGTAACGGGGTTGGTGAAGTCTGGGTCAACGGGCAGTTGTGCCCTACCGTCGGGAATGTCTGCATGGACATGACGATGATTGACGTAACAAACGCGACGGCCGACGAAGGCGACGAGGTTGAGGTATTTGGCCCCCACGTAACGGTATCAGAACTGGCCCGGCGCCTGAAGACCATTCCTTATGAAGTCATGACGAATGTGAGCGAACGGGTCAAGCGCGTTTTCTACGCGGGGTAG
- a CDS encoding SDR family oxidoreductase, with amino-acid sequence MTTEHPKTALITGANKGIGFEIARQLAKLGYAVFVGSRDINKGKHAAQQLCDRGFEATFIQLDVTDPLSIKQAAGTFSQKADHLDLLINNAGVLDDHGEDILKLNVELLNRTLTTNVTGPIMVIQDFLPFLQKSHAPRILNVSSELGSLKTMRAYSPAYSISKTALNAVTRQFAGALPGIAVNSVSPGWVRTDMGGRNAPLSVEDGAADIVWLATEAPRSETGKFWQNKREIDW; translated from the coding sequence ATGACAACCGAACACCCAAAAACAGCCCTCATCACCGGCGCAAACAAAGGCATTGGCTTCGAAATCGCCCGTCAGCTGGCTAAACTCGGCTATGCCGTTTTCGTGGGCTCCCGCGATATAAACAAAGGAAAGCACGCCGCCCAGCAACTCTGCGATCGGGGCTTTGAGGCTACCTTCATTCAACTCGACGTGACCGATCCGCTAAGCATCAAACAGGCGGCAGGTACGTTCTCGCAAAAAGCGGACCATCTTGACCTGCTCATCAACAATGCGGGCGTGCTGGACGATCACGGCGAAGATATTCTGAAACTGAATGTGGAGTTGCTCAACCGAACGCTCACGACCAACGTGACGGGGCCGATCATGGTGATTCAGGACTTTTTGCCTTTCCTGCAAAAAAGCCACGCCCCCCGCATTCTGAACGTGTCGAGTGAACTGGGCTCGCTGAAAACGATGCGGGCGTACTCCCCGGCCTACAGCATCTCGAAAACGGCGCTCAACGCGGTGACCCGCCAATTTGCCGGTGCCCTGCCGGGTATCGCCGTCAACTCGGTTTCGCCCGGCTGGGTACGTACCGATATGGGTGGCCGCAACGCCCCGCTGTCGGTCGAGGACGGGGCCGCTGACATTGTCTGGCTGGCAACGGAAGCCCCCCGTTCAGAAACCGGCAAGTTCTGGCAGAACAAGCGCGAGATCGACTGGTAG